From Verrucomicrobia bacterium S94, the proteins below share one genomic window:
- a CDS encoding DUF1223 domain-containing protein: protein MKPLFLIIPLLSVITTTTAEHIFQSPKHRVSLIELYTSEGCCSCPPAEEKLNRFADHKGLWTDFVPVAFHVDYWNYLGWNDRFSRPEFTDRQRNYSKQWNDRTVYTPCFVTNGKATRHPVPKAGKPNPGMLKAELTGRILSITFEPTQKHSGLTAWAAPLSDRQTTKVRSGENRGRTLEHFFVALGLNQTAMSRTNDLWTAELRLNNTASALAVWVSGDGTLDPIQATGGWLAE, encoded by the coding sequence ATGAAACCGTTGTTTTTGATCATTCCCCTATTAAGCGTCATCACCACTACCACTGCGGAACACATTTTCCAGAGCCCGAAACACCGGGTAAGCCTGATCGAACTGTATACCTCGGAAGGCTGCTGCAGCTGCCCGCCTGCTGAAGAGAAACTGAACCGTTTTGCCGACCATAAAGGACTCTGGACCGACTTTGTTCCGGTGGCCTTTCACGTCGACTACTGGAATTACCTCGGCTGGAACGACCGCTTTTCCAGACCGGAGTTCACCGACCGCCAGCGCAACTATTCCAAACAGTGGAACGACCGAACGGTTTACACCCCCTGCTTTGTGACCAACGGCAAGGCCACACGCCATCCGGTCCCGAAAGCCGGAAAACCAAACCCCGGAATGCTTAAAGCCGAATTAACCGGAAGAATACTCTCGATTACTTTTGAACCGACACAGAAACACAGCGGGCTCACAGCCTGGGCGGCACCGCTCAGCGACAGACAGACTACAAAGGTCCGATCCGGTGAAAACCGAGGCCGTACCCTCGAACACTTTTTTGTGGCACTCGGTCTCAATCAGACCGCCATGTCCCGGACCAATGATCTCTGGACCGCCGAACTGAGGCTCAACAACACAGCCTCCGCCCTCGCCGTCTGGGTTTCCGGCGACGGGACCCTTGACCCCATCCAGGCCACCGGCGGCTGGCTGGCGGAATAA
- a CDS encoding polyisoprenoid-binding protein, with protein MKTYLILTAAAATLALSTHAEIFSLDTGHAEIGFSVKHMMVSNTKGTFNTFEGTVDFDLESNTLKAIEGTIQAASIDTNNEKRDNHLRAEDFFNVEKYPTITFKSTTVKKQDASNYEVTGILNILGQDHTVVLPVTVNGPVDDPHGNKRMGIESETVLNRRDLGITNSPAAVIGDDVKISLSMEATR; from the coding sequence ATGAAAACATATCTGATTCTGACGGCCGCAGCAGCAACTCTCGCGCTGAGTACGCATGCAGAAATATTTTCCCTGGATACAGGCCACGCTGAAATCGGATTTTCGGTCAAACATATGATGGTAAGCAATACTAAGGGCACCTTCAATACGTTCGAAGGCACCGTGGATTTTGATCTGGAATCCAATACGCTCAAGGCGATTGAAGGAACGATTCAGGCGGCCAGTATCGATACCAACAACGAAAAACGGGACAATCATCTGCGGGCAGAGGATTTTTTCAACGTGGAAAAATACCCGACCATCACCTTCAAAAGTACAACCGTAAAAAAACAGGACGCCTCAAACTATGAAGTGACCGGCATCCTCAACATCCTCGGCCAAGACCACACCGTTGTGCTGCCGGTAACCGTTAACGGACCGGTGGATGATCCGCACGGAAACAAGCGCATGGGCATCGAGTCCGAAACCGTCCTCAACCGCCGTGATCTCGGCATCACCAATTCACCGGCGGCGGTTATCGGCGACGATGTGAAAATCAGCCTTTCCATGGAAGCCACCCGGTAA
- a CDS encoding phenylalanine--tRNA ligase subunit beta: MKVPVSWLKEYVDFEDTVEGLSDRLTFAGLEVEAIETIGSDFEGVVVGEILNIEPHPDADKLRLCTVDYGADENMQVVCGAPNVEVGGKYPFAPVGTTLPGGFTLKKAKIRGVISMGMLCARDELGLGEDHSGLLVLDSDLKPGTPFVEVWGEPETVIELEVTPNRPDWLSMIGVAREMAALYGTELKQPDFEISETENDVNEEISVRIEDEAKCPRYTARILKGAKIGPSPTWMQERLEAAGIRPISNVVDITNYVMLETGHPLHAFDAATVAGKQIVVRTAHAGETMKTLDGQERELTENMLVIADAEKASAVAGVMGGEDSEITEATTTILLEAAAFDTASVRHTAKQLGLITDASYRFQRGVNTDSVELASRRAAALMCELAGAKLCSGVVDVYPRSKEMIKIPFSFKRIENMIGADIPIDKMRGIFQTLEIGLEEDNGETAVAVVPGFRLDLEREVDLVEEIARIHGVDNIPAKTPLAKVVPEADDSRVRAVAGLRNNLQGLGVSEIMNYTLVSTPLLDLFDPDNKGEREELPHPISMDQSVMRTSLIPQLVESLGRNLSRQVNEACFYELGRTFKRVEGVPVQTETVSLGMMGPVGRSLLNKQAAVKDEEMYVWMKGLIEQLLAAQHLEVSFGVQDFPEFETGKSVAVMINGEVAGKMGLVNKKARDEWRLSGPVAAAEIELEALLKNAFKIRKTEELAPFPSMSRDIALVLDEAVTHEEIVKLIGKANPKDLESFVLFDIYKGKGIEKGKKSLAYNFVYRSAKQTLTDKKVNKVHQKLTDFLCKQLGASLRDS, encoded by the coding sequence ATGAAAGTACCGGTCAGTTGGCTGAAAGAATATGTGGATTTTGAAGATACCGTTGAAGGTTTGTCGGACAGGCTTACCTTTGCAGGGCTGGAAGTGGAGGCCATTGAAACCATCGGCTCCGATTTCGAAGGCGTGGTGGTCGGTGAAATTCTGAATATCGAGCCGCATCCGGATGCCGATAAGCTGCGGCTCTGTACGGTCGATTACGGGGCCGATGAAAATATGCAGGTGGTCTGCGGGGCTCCGAATGTGGAAGTCGGTGGTAAATATCCCTTTGCACCGGTCGGTACCACGCTGCCCGGCGGTTTCACCCTGAAAAAGGCGAAAATCCGCGGCGTGATTTCCATGGGGATGCTCTGCGCCAGGGATGAGCTCGGTCTGGGTGAAGATCATTCCGGTCTACTGGTGCTGGATTCCGACCTCAAGCCGGGGACGCCGTTTGTAGAGGTTTGGGGAGAACCGGAAACGGTGATTGAGCTTGAAGTGACTCCGAACCGGCCGGATTGGCTGTCTATGATCGGTGTGGCGCGTGAAATGGCCGCTCTTTACGGCACGGAATTGAAACAGCCGGACTTCGAAATTTCCGAAACCGAAAATGATGTCAACGAAGAGATTAGCGTTCGTATTGAAGATGAAGCCAAATGTCCGCGTTATACCGCACGTATTCTGAAAGGTGCGAAAATCGGCCCGTCGCCGACCTGGATGCAGGAACGCCTCGAAGCCGCCGGCATCCGCCCGATCAGTAACGTGGTCGACATCACCAATTATGTAATGCTTGAAACCGGGCATCCGCTGCACGCATTTGATGCGGCCACGGTAGCCGGGAAACAGATTGTTGTACGCACGGCCCATGCCGGCGAAACGATGAAAACGCTGGATGGTCAGGAGCGCGAACTGACCGAAAATATGCTGGTAATCGCTGATGCCGAAAAAGCTTCGGCTGTCGCCGGGGTAATGGGGGGCGAAGATTCTGAAATTACCGAGGCAACGACGACCATTCTGCTTGAGGCGGCGGCATTTGATACCGCATCGGTTCGTCATACTGCCAAGCAGCTGGGGCTGATTACCGATGCCTCCTACCGTTTTCAGCGTGGCGTGAATACGGATTCCGTTGAGTTGGCCAGCCGTCGGGCGGCGGCGCTGATGTGTGAACTGGCCGGAGCGAAACTCTGTTCCGGTGTTGTGGATGTTTATCCGCGGTCGAAGGAAATGATAAAAATTCCGTTCAGTTTCAAGCGCATCGAAAACATGATCGGGGCCGATATTCCTATTGATAAGATGCGCGGCATTTTCCAGACTCTGGAAATCGGATTAGAAGAGGATAACGGCGAAACCGCAGTGGCTGTGGTGCCGGGCTTCCGGTTGGATCTGGAGCGTGAAGTGGATCTGGTGGAGGAAATTGCCCGGATTCACGGCGTCGATAATATTCCGGCGAAAACGCCTTTGGCTAAAGTGGTTCCGGAAGCGGACGATTCGCGCGTCCGTGCCGTTGCCGGACTTCGGAATAACCTGCAGGGGCTGGGCGTCAGCGAAATCATGAACTACACGCTGGTGAGTACGCCGCTGCTGGACCTGTTCGATCCGGATAATAAAGGCGAGCGCGAGGAGCTGCCGCATCCGATTTCGATGGATCAGTCGGTCATGCGCACTTCGCTGATTCCGCAACTGGTGGAAAGTCTGGGCCGCAACCTTTCTCGTCAGGTGAACGAAGCGTGTTTTTATGAACTGGGCCGCACCTTTAAACGTGTTGAGGGCGTTCCGGTTCAGACCGAAACGGTTTCGCTGGGCATGATGGGCCCCGTCGGCCGCAGTCTGCTGAACAAACAGGCGGCCGTTAAGGACGAAGAGATGTACGTCTGGATGAAAGGACTTATCGAACAGCTTTTGGCGGCTCAGCATCTAGAAGTGTCATTCGGTGTTCAGGATTTTCCGGAATTTGAAACCGGTAAATCAGTCGCGGTGATGATCAACGGCGAAGTTGCCGGTAAAATGGGGTTGGTAAATAAAAAAGCGCGTGATGAATGGCGTCTTTCCGGGCCGGTTGCGGCCGCTGAAATTGAGCTGGAAGCCCTGCTGAAAAATGCATTTAAAATCCGTAAAACGGAGGAACTTGCACCGTTCCCGTCCATGAGCCGCGATATTGCGCTGGTGCTCGATGAAGCGGTTACACACGAAGAGATTGTAAAACTGATCGGCAAGGCAAACCCGAAGGATCTGGAATCGTTTGTTCTGTTTGATATCTATAAAGGCAAAGGGATTGAAAAAGGTAAAAAGAGCCTGGCCTATAACTTTGTCTATCGCTCCGCGAAACAGACGCTGACCGATAAAAAAGTGAACAAAGTTCATCAGAAACTGACCGATTTCCTCTGTAAACAGCTTGGGGCAAGTTTGAGGGATTCTTAG
- a CDS encoding Zn-dependent exopeptidase M28, which translates to MEGINHRSLHSDHHHPLGFLRSQRLSKPGFQSHQPTGVRPLKKILLKHALPLLPLLLTACTSPRQQIPELPNAVSSEQITCFHRNLYTADGNSRGFAHTDSVRYPAYQHDSARDYLLSTFREMGYKASLDPFHFTRFNAVYTNCANVVAIKVGSPGYRIHIIGAHYDTVDAAHESVTRCPGADDNGSGVAAMLETARVIQHAQFRDTIVFVAFDAEEKGSYGPGQKGSPGALHFLKTYTTDDPSTTADNCFLRSAIAGMISIDTIGYDNAGTPPYVVIGRKNFRRSSTGKHLENAIETSTGLIPRQAFGYNQSDHMPFQHAGIDAVHLVEYDFRKYWPEDEGTFIENPYYHTDADSIDSPDYISYAYITEITKALTAYLCEQALLIQ; encoded by the coding sequence ATGGAAGGTATTAACCACCGTTCCCTCCACTCCGACCATCACCACCCACTCGGTTTCCTTCGATCTCAACGCCTATCCAAACCGGGTTTTCAAAGTCACCAGCCAACCGGAGTGAGACCCTTGAAAAAAATTCTGCTCAAACATGCCCTTCCGCTTCTCCCGCTGCTACTGACAGCATGCACCAGTCCGCGGCAACAGATCCCGGAACTGCCGAATGCGGTTTCCTCCGAACAAATAACCTGCTTTCATCGGAATCTTTATACCGCAGACGGCAACAGTCGCGGATTCGCCCATACGGATTCTGTCCGTTATCCCGCCTACCAGCATGACTCCGCCCGCGACTACCTGCTTTCAACCTTCCGTGAAATGGGATATAAAGCCTCTCTTGATCCGTTCCACTTCACCCGCTTCAATGCCGTCTACACCAACTGCGCCAACGTCGTCGCCATTAAAGTCGGCAGCCCGGGCTACAGGATTCACATTATCGGCGCCCACTATGATACTGTGGATGCGGCTCACGAATCGGTAACACGCTGTCCCGGCGCAGATGATAACGGGAGCGGAGTCGCCGCCATGCTTGAAACCGCTCGCGTGATTCAGCACGCTCAATTCCGGGATACCATCGTTTTTGTCGCATTCGATGCCGAAGAAAAAGGCTCCTACGGCCCGGGACAAAAGGGATCGCCCGGCGCTCTGCACTTCCTGAAAACATACACTACAGATGATCCGTCAACTACAGCTGACAACTGCTTCCTGCGTTCAGCTATTGCCGGTATGATCAGTATCGATACGATCGGCTACGATAACGCCGGCACACCGCCCTATGTGGTCATTGGAAGAAAAAACTTCCGGCGTTCGTCCACCGGAAAACACCTCGAAAACGCCATCGAAACCAGCACCGGTCTGATTCCCCGCCAGGCTTTTGGATATAATCAGAGTGATCATATGCCGTTTCAACATGCCGGGATCGATGCCGTTCATCTGGTTGAATACGATTTCCGGAAATACTGGCCCGAAGACGAAGGAACCTTCATTGAAAACCCGTATTACCATACCGATGCCGATTCCATCGACTCTCCGGACTACATCTCCTACGCCTACATCACCGAAATCACCAAAGCCCTCACCGCTTATCTCTGTGAACAGGCCCTGCTGATTCAATAA
- a CDS encoding Zn-dependent exopeptidase M28 translates to MFWKRTLLSLGLFGCTGLACLGISISDIVGEVSEGSYSNFHVNLFVEEGDSRGFTDGPSPRTPLPQHDLARDYIFNTFQAMGFETYLAPFTFNYSGHSYSGCNNIIAIKRGTSGFIHIIGAHYDSVDSGQSDVTGVCPGADDNASGVAGILETARAIQHYTFRDTIMLIAFDGEEKGFFGSKHFVNNWTTTQTGQTNATRFLRANIKGMISVDMIGYDDPATAYNVILGTVNYDKNSPLVTSLESAGGSYTGLDTSYSYQWTESDHKPFDDAGIESILVIEGDYYDYRNDPPQYQNPYYHTPTTTLISRTISPMRMQLMSPGYSSVIWSIRPW, encoded by the coding sequence ATGTTCTGGAAACGTACACTGCTGAGCCTTGGACTTTTCGGATGCACGGGTCTGGCCTGCCTCGGTATATCTATTTCCGATATCGTGGGTGAAGTCTCCGAAGGGAGCTATTCAAATTTTCACGTGAATCTGTTTGTTGAAGAGGGCGACAGCCGCGGATTCACCGATGGTCCCTCCCCCCGCACCCCCCTCCCTCAGCATGATCTGGCGCGCGATTATATTTTCAACACATTTCAGGCCATGGGCTTCGAAACCTATCTTGCCCCGTTCACTTTCAATTACAGCGGCCATTCCTATTCCGGATGCAACAATATCATCGCCATCAAACGCGGCACCAGCGGCTTCATCCACATCATCGGAGCCCACTACGACAGTGTAGACAGCGGGCAATCCGACGTAACCGGTGTCTGTCCCGGCGCCGATGACAATGCCAGCGGCGTGGCGGGCATCCTGGAAACCGCCCGGGCGATCCAGCACTACACCTTTCGGGATACCATCATGCTGATTGCTTTCGATGGAGAGGAAAAGGGCTTTTTCGGCTCGAAGCACTTTGTGAATAACTGGACCACCACACAGACCGGACAGACCAATGCCACCCGATTCCTGCGCGCAAACATCAAAGGAATGATCAGTGTCGATATGATCGGCTACGACGATCCCGCCACAGCGTATAATGTCATTCTCGGCACTGTGAACTATGATAAAAACTCACCCCTGGTCACCTCGCTCGAATCCGCCGGCGGCAGCTACACAGGCCTCGACACCTCTTACAGCTACCAATGGACGGAAAGTGACCACAAACCCTTTGACGATGCGGGCATCGAATCCATTCTGGTCATCGAAGGTGATTATTATGATTACCGGAACGATCCGCCTCAGTACCAGAACCCCTATTACCACACCCCGACGACAACATTGATCAGCCGAACTATATCTCCTATGCGTATGCAACTGATGTCACCCGGATACTCGTCGGTTATCTGGTCGATCAGGCCGTGGTGA
- a CDS encoding Zn-dependent exopeptidase M28 — translation MPPKRIFHFSAFLLSITLQAQAITASDIVDTVTTAGYSNHLAHLYTHIGESRGFTDGPSPRIPAYQHDLARDYMISNFTAWGYDTWLDPFEFDVNFSYDNDSNSYHYAGCNNVVATKRGYGGTNIYLIIAHYDSVDSGHRNVILGPGADDGASGVAALLEIAEAIKDYIFKDTIVFLACDAEEKDYQGSIHFRDHHISDKPSETNSTTFLKSSIRAVVNLDSIAYDHTNTPYNVAVGRVAGSSQAAFAVGASIEKYTDLSVEYSSGFDESDHISFYNIGLDAVHVIEYDFVNYWGETNFVKNPYYHTDYDAIDSPDYLNLNYAADVTKGIAGAVCDYATPIFPATLNQSISNNTLSIRWFTSPDIEYELYGTTDLTANAWNLITQIDATNDVVDQTVQLDLNTVTGNVFRVLSR, via the coding sequence ATGCCGCCGAAGCGTATATTCCATTTTTCCGCTTTTCTGCTGAGTATAACGCTGCAGGCACAGGCGATTACCGCATCCGACATTGTAGATACGGTGACAACGGCAGGATATTCCAATCATCTGGCCCATCTTTACACCCACATCGGTGAAAGCCGCGGATTCACGGACGGGCCCAGCCCCCGCATTCCGGCCTATCAACACGATCTCGCCCGGGACTATATGATTTCGAATTTTACCGCCTGGGGTTACGACACCTGGCTCGACCCGTTCGAATTTGATGTCAATTTCAGCTACGACAATGATTCAAACTCCTATCATTATGCCGGGTGCAACAATGTCGTTGCCACAAAACGGGGATACGGAGGAACCAATATCTACCTGATCATCGCGCACTATGATTCCGTCGACAGCGGGCACCGGAATGTCATCCTCGGTCCCGGTGCTGATGACGGAGCCAGCGGCGTCGCCGCCCTCCTCGAAATTGCGGAGGCGATAAAGGATTATATTTTTAAAGACACCATCGTGTTTCTCGCCTGCGATGCCGAGGAGAAGGATTATCAGGGCTCCATCCACTTCCGGGACCATCATATCTCCGACAAGCCCTCCGAAACCAACTCCACCACCTTTCTGAAATCCTCCATCCGGGCGGTCGTGAATCTCGACTCCATTGCCTATGATCACACCAACACGCCCTACAATGTTGCAGTGGGCCGGGTTGCCGGTTCCAGCCAGGCCGCATTTGCAGTTGGTGCTTCCATTGAAAAATACACCGACCTCTCGGTGGAATATTCAAGCGGATTTGATGAAAGTGATCATATTTCCTTTTACAACATCGGCCTCGATGCTGTTCATGTGATCGAATATGATTTCGTTAATTACTGGGGCGAAACCAACTTCGTTAAAAATCCGTACTATCACACCGACTACGACGCCATCGATTCGCCGGATTATCTGAATCTCAACTACGCCGCCGATGTCACCAAAGGCATTGCCGGTGCCGTCTGCGACTATGCCACACCGATTTTTCCCGCCACACTGAATCAAAGCATTTCCAATAACACCCTTTCCATCAGGTGGTTCACCAGTCCTGATATTGAATACGAACTGTACGGAACCACAGACCTGACCGCCAATGCCTGGAACCTGATCACCCAAATCGATGCCACCAACGATGTCGTTGACCAAACCGTCCAACTCGACCTCAATACCGTTACCGGGAATGTGTTCCGCGTGCTGAGCCGCTGA
- the cobA gene encoding uroporphyrinogen-III C-methyltransferase: MRFSPAAKKSPRQTEISMTKSQTVLKAGTRPSNLALTQTRGALNRIEAMLESVAFEMVPITSAGDADRTTDLRKAADDFFTRELDDALRSGKIDMAVHSAKDLPAPLPADLDWFWLPWRAEPRDVLVLAPGKTADDLPEKPVIGVSSERREEYCRTRFPNAVQKTIRGNIEERIAQVDCGDYDIVIMAGAALVRLGLQERITEWIPLEELNVPEAQGYLAITFRKGDERIMALRSLFMHAVTFAGAGVSNKELCTLATLRALKTADICLYDSLIDKSLLDELPCDARAIDVGKRCGAHSKEQHETTRLICECARKSKRVVRLKGGDPGIFGRLAEETEALEELNIPFRVIPGISALQAATTGTGMLLTRRDVSRGFVALTPRLSGGGLARCDGKMKDRLPVIYYMSVRAMDKIAQQMIDDGHDPETPAAVIYNAGGEDEQIFKTSLKSLPGHARKHCIRQPGLIMIGETTRYGYKEDLGALQGKRILLTCSEAIQQKAADLVHDLGGHPVQHPLIRLKPRRNYTLDFTNTDWLVVTSPSSVRAFMKLVHDQKIDYRSIPKIMVCGRGTAAEFAEYGIQVDAQPEGNFSAEALKILAKEQIKPGEKILRVRSDKAGPDLAESLRALNAEVEDAIIYDNEQITHEELPPFDAAFFASASGVESFIVQWGVQALENKTSVVIGKPTAQAMKRYHLTPDVIATESTIPGAIQSLAQHFISRRMA, translated from the coding sequence ATGAGATTCTCGCCCGCAGCAAAAAAATCGCCAAGGCAAACCGAAATCTCTATGACAAAATCGCAAACAGTTTTAAAAGCGGGAACGCGCCCGAGTAATCTCGCACTCACTCAGACGCGCGGCGCTCTCAACCGCATCGAAGCTATGCTGGAAAGCGTTGCCTTTGAGATGGTACCGATCACCTCCGCCGGCGATGCCGACCGCACCACCGATCTGCGCAAGGCCGCAGACGATTTCTTCACCCGCGAACTTGATGATGCTCTGCGCAGCGGAAAGATCGATATGGCGGTACACAGCGCTAAAGATCTTCCCGCGCCGCTGCCGGCCGATCTCGACTGGTTCTGGCTCCCGTGGCGGGCCGAGCCGCGCGATGTACTGGTGCTTGCTCCCGGAAAAACCGCAGACGATCTTCCGGAAAAACCGGTTATCGGCGTCAGTTCCGAACGACGGGAGGAATACTGCCGAACCCGCTTTCCGAATGCCGTACAGAAAACCATCCGCGGCAATATTGAAGAACGTATCGCCCAGGTTGATTGCGGCGACTACGACATCGTCATTATGGCCGGCGCGGCGCTGGTCCGTCTCGGACTCCAAGAGCGGATCACCGAATGGATCCCGCTCGAAGAACTCAACGTGCCCGAAGCTCAGGGCTATCTCGCCATCACCTTCCGCAAAGGCGACGAACGCATCATGGCTCTGCGATCCCTGTTTATGCATGCCGTCACCTTTGCCGGCGCCGGTGTCAGCAATAAAGAACTCTGCACCCTCGCCACCCTGCGCGCCCTGAAAACCGCCGATATCTGTCTCTACGATTCCCTCATCGACAAATCGCTGCTGGACGAACTGCCCTGCGACGCCCGGGCAATTGATGTCGGAAAACGCTGCGGGGCACACAGCAAAGAACAGCACGAAACCACCCGGCTGATCTGCGAATGCGCTCGAAAAAGTAAGCGCGTGGTGCGCCTCAAAGGCGGCGACCCCGGCATATTCGGCCGCCTCGCCGAAGAAACGGAAGCGCTGGAGGAACTCAATATTCCTTTCCGTGTCATCCCCGGCATCAGCGCGCTGCAGGCCGCCACCACCGGCACCGGCATGCTGCTGACCCGCCGCGATGTCTCCCGCGGTTTTGTCGCCCTCACGCCGCGCCTCAGCGGCGGCGGACTGGCGCGGTGCGACGGAAAAATGAAAGACAGACTCCCCGTAATCTACTACATGTCGGTCCGCGCCATGGACAAAATTGCTCAGCAGATGATCGACGACGGGCACGACCCCGAAACCCCTGCAGCAGTGATTTACAACGCCGGCGGAGAAGATGAACAGATTTTTAAAACCTCGCTGAAATCGCTGCCCGGCCATGCCCGGAAACACTGTATCCGTCAGCCGGGCCTCATCATGATCGGCGAAACCACCCGCTACGGTTATAAGGAAGATCTCGGCGCCCTGCAGGGTAAACGGATCCTGCTCACCTGCTCCGAAGCCATTCAGCAGAAAGCGGCCGATCTCGTACACGACCTCGGCGGACATCCGGTGCAGCATCCGCTGATTCGCCTGAAACCGCGCCGCAACTACACCCTCGATTTTACAAATACAGATTGGCTCGTTGTGACCTCCCCCTCGTCGGTCCGCGCCTTCATGAAACTGGTCCATGACCAGAAAATCGACTACCGCTCCATTCCTAAAATCATGGTCTGCGGTCGCGGCACCGCTGCTGAATTTGCGGAATACGGCATTCAGGTGGACGCTCAACCCGAAGGTAATTTCAGTGCGGAAGCTCTGAAAATACTCGCCAAAGAACAGATTAAACCCGGTGAAAAAATCCTGCGAGTCCGCTCCGACAAAGCCGGTCCGGACCTTGCTGAAAGCCTCCGCGCTCTGAACGCCGAAGTGGAGGACGCCATTATCTACGACAACGAGCAGATTACCCACGAAGAACTGCCCCCGTTTGATGCCGCCTTTTTCGCCAGCGCCTCCGGCGTGGAGTCATTTATCGTTCAGTGGGGCGTCCAGGCTCTGGAAAACAAAACCAGTGTCGTTATCGGAAAACCGACGGCCCAGGCGATGAAACGTTATCATCTCACCCCGGATGTAATAGCCACAGAATCAACCATTCCCGGGGCCATTCAGTCGCTGGCCCAGCATTTTATCAGCCGCCGAATGGCTTAA